Part of the Fodinicola acaciae genome is shown below.
GCGCACTGGCGAAGCTGCGCGCTCACTCGGCCAGCGAAAGCGTGCCGACAGGGGAGAGCCGATGACAGATTTCGAAGACGACGTACGAGCGGCGTTGTCCACGATCGAGACCGAGCGGCCGCTCGATCCGGTCGGGGTTATCAAACGAGGCAGGAAAATTCGTACGCGCCGCCGCGTGCTCGCCGGGTTGGCGGCGGTCGCGGTGGTCGGTGCGGCGGCGGTCGTGCCGAGGCTTGGCGCCACCACGGTGACCACCAGCGCGTCCGATGACGCGTCGCGGTCGTATGTGTGTCCGGCGCCTGGCGTCGCGCGGAAGCCGGCGCCAGGTTCGGTGCCGCTCAAGGAAATCAAGGTGAGTAACCTGGTTCCTGCGGTGCCGGCCGGCGACGCCATCTGCACCGGCGCGTTCGACAGCAAAGGCGAGGCGATCATCTTTTTCGTACGTACAAACGGCGATCCGACCAAGTTCACCATCTGGGAAGGCAGACGCGATGCGGCCGGCGAGTACTTCGGCTATTTTCGCGGCGAGGACTACAATTTGACCAGCGGATCCGCCGACCTGAAACCTGGTTTTCACATCCTGCTCGGCGACGGTTTCAACAACTTCGTCTTCGGCTATTACGCCGGTCCGGCGGCTGAGGTGGAGTTCATCGCGCAAGGCCGGAAGATGGACACGCACGTCCAGAAATGGAGTGAGAATCCGGATGTGCGGTTCGTCTGGTTCCGCATTCCGTCCGGAGTCGACCCCGACAGGATCTACGACACCATCTATCGCAAGCCTGGCGACGTGAAGATCACCGTACGAGACACAGATGGGAACGTGCTGCCGCTGGGCAACGTGACCATCGCCGGCTAGAGCACCGCGGTGGCGATGATCTCGACCATCGCCTGAGGGTCGAAAAGCTCGCTGACACCGAGCAAAGCCATGGCCGGGTAGTGCCGTCCCAGGTGGGATCGGTAGACCCGGCCAAGTGCTTTCAACGATCCGCGGTATGCCGCCATGTCGGTCGTGTAGATGACCATCGATGCGATGTCCTCCGGTTTTCCGCCGGCGGCGGCCAACGCGGTGACCACATTGGACAGCGCGCGGTCGAACTGGCCGACGAGGTCGTCGCCGACGATCTTGCCGGACGAGTCCTGCGCGGTCTGGCCGCCGAGATAGACCGTACGACCTGCCACCGTCGCGTGGGAAAACCCCACGGCCGGACCGAGAGCCGGCGGATTCACCATCTCGTGCATCTAACGGCCCTGCCAGCGCGGCGGCCGTTTGCCGGTGAAAGCCGCGTGAAACTCGCGATAGTCCTGGCCGTTCATCAGCAACGCCTGGGTCGTCGCGTCCAGTTCCAGAGAAGCCGACAGGCTCATGTCCAGCTCGCGGGTCAACACCGCCTTGGTCGACGCGTACGCCTGAAACGGTCCGTCGGCCAGCCGGCGCGCCAGATCGCCGACCCGGCTGGACAACTCACCGTCCGGCACCACCTCGGTCACCAGGCCATATCGCTCGGCGGTCGTCGCGTCGACGGTGTCGCCGAGCATCAGCAGCTGTGTCGCGCGGCCGACGCCGACCATCCGCGGCAGCAGATACGCGGCCCCCATGTCAGCGCCGGACAGGCCGACCTTGGTGAACAGGAAGGCAAACCGGGCGGCTGGGGTGGCGATCCGGAAGTCCGAGGCCAGTGCCAGCACGGCGCCGGCTCCGGCGGTCATGCCGTGCAGGGCGGCCACGATCGGGATCGGACACTCGCGCATCGCGCGTACGACCTCGCCGGTCATCCTGGTGAAGGACAGCAGCTGGTCGGTCCCCATCCGCAGCGTCAGGCCGATGATGTCGTCGACGTCGCCGCCGGAGCAGAATCCCTTTCCCTCACCACGCAAAACCAGCACGCGCGTGTCGTTTCGGTGCGGCAGCTCGGCAAGCAGGTCGCGCAGGTCGGCATATGCCTGGAAGGTCAACGCGTTGAGCTTGTCCGGCCGGTTGAAGGTGAGCGTGGCGACGTTGTCGGCGCGCTCCAGCCGGAAATGTTTCCATTCCTCGGTGAATCCCACCGAACCGCGGAACGGGCTCATAGCTGCAGGCCTCCTCCGTCCAGGACGAGCGACTGGCCGTTCACGCAGCCGGCCTCCTCACTGGCGAAATACGCTACCGCGCCAGCGACCTCGGCGGGCTCGATCAGCCGACCCAACGGCGACGCCGACGCCAGTGCCTTTTCACCGTCTTTGCCAGTGCGCGACTCGATCAGCGCGATCGACCGGTCGGTCATCGGTGTGCGTACGAAGGCCGGACACACCGCGTTGCTGGTGATGCCGCTGCCGGCGACCTCCGCGGCCAACGCGCGTACGACGCCGAGCATGGCGTGTTTCGAGGCCGTGTAAGCGGTCGTGTAGCGCGCGCCGACGTGCGACGCGGTCGAGGCGACCGCGACGATCCGGCCCCAGCCAGCAGCGCGCATCTGCGGCAGGAAAGCCTGTGACACCAACAAAGCGCTCATGGCGTTCGTACGCAGCTGCGCGTCCCAACTGTCCACAGTGGTCTTTTCGAAGCGCGCGGTGTCGGCCATGCCGGCGTTGTTGACCAGCACCGCCACCGAGTCGAGCTTTCCGGCCAGCTCGGCCACCTGCTCCGGATCCGTGACATCGCAGTGAAAGCCGGTGATGCGGTCGTCGTCGTACGCGGCCGCGGCGCGACTGACGGCCGCGACGGCATAGCCGGAGGCGGCCAGCCGCCGGCAGACCGCCCGCCCGATCCCGCCGGAACCGCCGGTGACGACCGCAACGCGCACGCTCACGAACGTATCACGCTTTCGTTATTGTCGTCACTGACGCGCTATACGAAGGTTGTCGATCCGGTCCCTGATCTGCTTCAACGGCGGCGGAGTGGTCAGCGCGGTGGCCACCAGATGTCCGGATCCGCCGCCAAGACCAGGCCCGGGATGCGTCGACGCACCGATGTGCCAGAGGTTCTCGACCGGCGTGCGATGCGCGCGAGCGGACGGCAATGGCCGCCAGAACAGCATCTGGTCCAGCTCACAGGAACCGCCGTACGGATCGCCGTGACGCGCGTTGAGGTTGGCCGCGGCCAGATCGACCGGTGTGATGATCTTCTTACCGAGCACCAGCTCGTCCAGCCCCGGCGCGTGTTTTCCGATGCGCTCCAACACTCTTCGCGCGTAGGCCTCGGCCAGCTCGTCGGTCCAGCCGGCGGAGGTGTCCAGCTCGCCGGCCGCGTCGCCGACCGGCGCGTACGGCACCTCCTGCAGCTGGATCCACAGCGCGGCCGCGCCTTTGGGCACCCGCGAGGGATCCAGCACGTCCTGCCGGCCGAGCACCACGGTCGGCGCGGCCGGCAGCAGGCCGGCTTCGGCCTGGGCGCAGGCGATCCCGGTGCTCGCCGAGCCGTCGGTGAAATGCACCATCGGCACCTTCGCCAGCCGCTCGTCCCGCCAGGCCGGCGGCGCCGACAGCGCCACGTGGATCTGCATCGCGCCGCGGCCATAACGAAACCGCGCCGCCTCTTTCCGTAGCGGCTCCAGCTCGGCGATTTTCACTTTCTCCGCCGGCATCAGCTCGGTGTAGAGCGCGTCAGGCGTGACCGAGGCCAGCACCGCTCGGCTGGCCGACAGCCGCTCCTCGCCGAGCCGCACGCCGATGGCTTTTCCAGCGGCGACAACGATTTCGTCGACCGCCTTGCCGAGGTGCAGTCGTACGCCGAGCTCGTCGAACAACTTTTCGAAGGCGGAGAGGAAGTTGCCGGCGCCACCGACGGCGACCGGCATGCCGGCGCCGTGCAGGCTGGCCGCCAGCAGCGGCTCCATCAGGCCACCCATCGCGTGGTCCGGCGACAGGCCGGCGTGCAGCAGCCATGGCGCGTAAAGATGGTCGACCTCCTGGCCGGCGAACCGCCGGCGAGCCCACGCGCGTCCGCTGGACATGGTCGTACGCAGCACCGACTCCAGGCCCTCGCGGTCGGATCTGCGCCACAGGCCGGCGAAGCTTTTCAGGCTGCCAGGCGAGATCGGCTCACTGGCGAGGAATCCACCGACCATCGGCAGCTGCTTTTCCAGCTCCTGCAGCATCGCCAGATATTCCGCGCGGTCGGCCGGCTCGGTGAGGTCTTCCGCCGTACGCTCAGGATCGCGATAGGCGATGCTGATCCGGCCGTCGTCGGCGACGCTCGCCGTCACCGCGCCGTCGGTGTTGCGATATTCCAGGCCGTGCCGGTGCAGGTCCGCACCGAGCGCCGCGTATCCGCCGCCGGTCAGGAAAAGCGGATGCCACGACGAATACGTGTCGTGCACATAGCCGGGGACGGTCAGCTCGCCGGAGGCGATGAAACCACCGATCCGCTCACCGCGGTCGACCAGCGCCACCGACCAGCCGGCCTTGGCCAGCTCGGCCGCGGCGATCATTCCGTTGATGCCGGCGCCGATCACGATCGCATCGGTCTGGCTCACCATGTCCGCACTCCTAGTTGGCGATCACGGCGTCAAGGTGACGCCTGGCCGGTTTCTCCAGTTTTTCGCGTACGCCGGTGAAAAGCTCGGCGGCCTTGGCGCCGTTCCAGCCGGCCGGCAGCAGGTCGGCCGGCAGGCCGGGGTCCAGATACGGCAGCCGGCGCCATTCGGTCAGGATCGGCACGTAGTCGGCGAAAGCCTCGCGGTCGGTGCCGTCCCGCCGCCGGCTCCACCGCCGCCACGCCGGTTGCGCGCTGGCGAGAAAGTCCGCGTACGAGTCGTGCAGCCGGTCCAGATCCCACCAGCTGCCGATTTTCTCGCGCAGATCGGAGTTTCGATAGTGCGCGCCGAAAAACTCCACGTATGGTGTGAGATCCAGCCGGTCGACCAGTTCGTGCGCGCTGGCTTCCAAATGGGCCGGCGCGATCCAGACGCCGGGCGAGACCGTGCCGAAGCCGAGCCGGCTCAGCTGCGTACGCAACGTGTGCCGCTTGTCGCGCTCGGACTCCGGCACCGAGAAAACCGCGAGCAGCCAGCCATCGTCGGCGGCTGGCCGCGGTGGCGCGAAGATCCGCTGGTCGCCCTCGTCCA
Proteins encoded:
- a CDS encoding RidA family protein, with amino-acid sequence MHEMVNPPALGPAVGFSHATVAGRTVYLGGQTAQDSSGKIVGDDLVGQFDRALSNVVTALAAAGGKPEDIASMVIYTTDMAAYRGSLKALGRVYRSHLGRHYPAMALLGVSELFDPQAMVEIIATAVL
- a CDS encoding enoyl-CoA hydratase family protein, translated to MSPFRGSVGFTEEWKHFRLERADNVATLTFNRPDKLNALTFQAYADLRDLLAELPHRNDTRVLVLRGEGKGFCSGGDVDDIIGLTLRMGTDQLLSFTRMTGEVVRAMRECPIPIVAALHGMTAGAGAVLALASDFRIATPAARFAFLFTKVGLSGADMGAAYLLPRMVGVGRATQLLMLGDTVDATTAERYGLVTEVVPDGELSSRVGDLARRLADGPFQAYASTKAVLTRELDMSLSASLELDATTQALLMNGQDYREFHAAFTGKRPPRWQGR
- a CDS encoding SDR family NAD(P)-dependent oxidoreductase — protein: MSVRVAVVTGGSGGIGRAVCRRLAASGYAVAAVSRAAAAYDDDRITGFHCDVTDPEQVAELAGKLDSVAVLVNNAGMADTARFEKTTVDSWDAQLRTNAMSALLVSQAFLPQMRAAGWGRIVAVASTASHVGARYTTAYTASKHAMLGVVRALAAEVAGSGITSNAVCPAFVRTPMTDRSIALIESRTGKDGEKALASASPLGRLIEPAEVAGAVAYFASEEAGCVNGQSLVLDGGGLQL
- a CDS encoding phytoene desaturase family protein — translated: MVSQTDAIVIGAGINGMIAAAELAKAGWSVALVDRGERIGGFIASGELTVPGYVHDTYSSWHPLFLTGGGYAALGADLHRHGLEYRNTDGAVTASVADDGRISIAYRDPERTAEDLTEPADRAEYLAMLQELEKQLPMVGGFLASEPISPGSLKSFAGLWRRSDREGLESVLRTTMSSGRAWARRRFAGQEVDHLYAPWLLHAGLSPDHAMGGLMEPLLAASLHGAGMPVAVGGAGNFLSAFEKLFDELGVRLHLGKAVDEIVVAAGKAIGVRLGEERLSASRAVLASVTPDALYTELMPAEKVKIAELEPLRKEAARFRYGRGAMQIHVALSAPPAWRDERLAKVPMVHFTDGSASTGIACAQAEAGLLPAAPTVVLGRQDVLDPSRVPKGAAALWIQLQEVPYAPVGDAAGELDTSAGWTDELAEAYARRVLERIGKHAPGLDELVLGKKIITPVDLAAANLNARHGDPYGGSCELDQMLFWRPLPSARAHRTPVENLWHIGASTHPGPGLGGGSGHLVATALTTPPPLKQIRDRIDNLRIARQ
- a CDS encoding PaaX family transcriptional regulator, with the protein product MTEAQPRHLIVTLYGLHGLDGREAGRWFSVAALVRLLADLGIDEPAVRSSVSRLKRRGMLTAEKVGGAAGYALSESARHILDEGDQRIFAPPRPAADDGWLLAVFSVPESERDKRHTLRTQLSRLGFGTVSPGVWIAPAHLEASAHELVDRLDLTPYVEFFGAHYRNSDLREKIGSWWDLDRLHDSYADFLASAQPAWRRWSRRRDGTDREAFADYVPILTEWRRLPYLDPGLPADLLPAGWNGAKAAELFTGVREKLEKPARRHLDAVIAN